A single region of the Streptomyces sp. AM 4-1-1 genome encodes:
- the sucD gene encoding succinate--CoA ligase subunit alpha encodes MAIFLTKDSKVIVQGMTGATGMKHTKLMLADGTNIVGGVNPRKAGTSVDFDGISVPVFGSVAEAIEKTGADVSVVFVPPAFAKAAVVEAIDAEISLAVVITEGIAVHDSAAFWAYASAKGNKTRIIGPNCPGLITPGQSNAGIIPGDITKPGRIGLVSKSGTLTYQMMYELRDIGFSSAVGIGGDPVIGTTHIDALAAFEADPETDLIVMIGEIGGDAEERAADFIAKNVTKPVVGYVAGFTAPEGKTMGHAGAIVSGSSGTAQAKKEALEAAGVKVGKTPTETAKLAREILGA; translated from the coding sequence ATGGCTATCTTCCTCACCAAGGACAGCAAGGTCATCGTCCAGGGGATGACCGGTGCCACGGGCATGAAGCACACCAAGCTCATGCTCGCTGATGGCACCAACATCGTCGGCGGCGTGAACCCGCGCAAGGCGGGCACGTCCGTCGACTTCGACGGCATCTCCGTGCCCGTCTTCGGCTCCGTCGCCGAGGCGATCGAGAAGACCGGCGCCGACGTCTCCGTCGTCTTCGTGCCGCCGGCCTTCGCCAAGGCCGCCGTGGTCGAGGCTATCGACGCCGAGATCAGCCTCGCCGTCGTCATCACCGAGGGCATCGCCGTCCACGACTCGGCCGCCTTCTGGGCGTATGCGAGTGCGAAGGGCAACAAGACCCGGATCATCGGCCCGAACTGCCCGGGTCTGATCACCCCCGGCCAGTCCAACGCCGGCATCATCCCGGGCGACATCACCAAGCCCGGCCGCATCGGTCTCGTGTCCAAGTCCGGCACGCTGACCTACCAGATGATGTACGAGCTGCGTGACATCGGCTTCTCGTCCGCCGTCGGCATCGGTGGCGACCCGGTCATCGGCACGACGCACATCGACGCCCTCGCGGCGTTCGAGGCCGACCCCGAGACCGACCTGATCGTGATGATCGGTGAGATCGGCGGCGACGCCGAGGAGCGCGCTGCCGACTTCATCGCCAAGAACGTCACGAAGCCGGTCGTCGGTTACGTCGCGGGCTTCACCGCCCCCGAGGGCAAGACCATGGGCCACGCGGGCGCCATCGTCTCCGGTTCCTCCGGTACCGCACAGGCGAAGAAGGAGGCCCTTGAGGCCGCCGGTGTCAAGGTCGGCAAGACGCCGACCGAGACCGCCAAGCTGGCGCGCGAGATCCTCGGCGCCTGA
- a CDS encoding VWA domain-containing protein translates to MTGEQVVTDERLRRWRMVLGADSAESTGCALTGRDAAMDGALTALYGGGPKSGGRGAGGRSAGLGASAPSVARWLGDIRTYFPSTVVQIMQRDAIDRLGLSALLLEPEMLEAVEPDVHLVGTLLSLNKAMPETTKETARAVVRKVVDDLEKRLSGRTRATLTGALDRSTKINRPRHRDIDWDRTIKANLKNYLPEYGTIVPERLIGHGRAAQSVKKDVVLCIDQSGSMAASVVYASVFGAVLASMRTLATRLVVFDTSVVDLTDQLDDPVDVLFGTQLGGGTDINRALAYCQSKITRPADTVVVLISDLYEGGIRDEMLKRVAAMKASGVQFVTLLALSDEGAPAYDRDHAAALGALGAPAFACTPDLFPDVMAAAIEKRPLPIPDSEDR, encoded by the coding sequence ATGACCGGCGAGCAGGTCGTGACCGACGAGCGGCTGAGGCGCTGGCGCATGGTGCTCGGCGCGGACAGCGCCGAGAGCACCGGCTGCGCCCTCACCGGGCGTGACGCAGCGATGGACGGTGCGCTCACCGCCCTGTACGGGGGCGGGCCGAAGTCCGGAGGGCGGGGTGCGGGCGGGCGTTCGGCCGGGCTCGGCGCGTCCGCCCCGTCCGTCGCCCGGTGGCTCGGCGACATCCGTACGTACTTCCCCAGCACCGTCGTCCAGATCATGCAGCGCGACGCGATCGACCGCCTCGGTCTGTCCGCACTGCTGCTGGAACCGGAGATGCTGGAAGCCGTCGAGCCCGACGTCCACCTGGTCGGGACGCTCCTCTCCCTCAACAAGGCCATGCCCGAGACCACGAAGGAGACGGCGCGAGCCGTCGTCCGCAAGGTCGTCGACGATCTGGAGAAGCGCCTCTCCGGACGGACCCGGGCCACGCTCACCGGGGCGCTGGACCGTTCGACGAAGATCAACCGGCCTCGCCACCGGGACATCGACTGGGACCGGACGATCAAGGCCAACCTCAAGAACTACCTGCCCGAGTACGGCACGATCGTGCCGGAACGCCTCATCGGTCACGGACGGGCCGCGCAGTCGGTGAAGAAGGACGTCGTCCTCTGCATAGACCAGTCGGGTTCGATGGCCGCCTCCGTCGTCTACGCCTCGGTTTTCGGCGCGGTCCTCGCCTCCATGCGCACGCTGGCGACCCGGCTGGTCGTCTTCGACACGTCCGTCGTCGACCTCACCGACCAGCTCGACGATCCGGTCGACGTCCTCTTCGGCACCCAACTGGGCGGTGGTACGGACATCAACCGTGCGCTCGCCTACTGCCAGTCGAAGATCACCCGGCCCGCCGACACCGTCGTCGTGCTCATCAGCGATCTCTACGAAGGCGGCATACGGGACGAGATGCTGAAGCGGGTCGCCGCGATGAAGGCGTCCGGTGTGCAGTTCGTGACACTGCTCGCCCTGTCCGACGAGGGCGCCCCCGCCTACGACCGGGACCATGCGGCGGCGCTCGGCGCGCTCGGCGCCCCGGCCTTCGCGTGCACCCCGGATCTGTTCCCGGACGTCATGGCGGCGGCGATCGAGAAGCGCCCGCTGCCGATACCGGACAGCGAGGATCGGTAG
- a CDS encoding SWIM zinc finger family protein, with amino-acid sequence MLLTHGGEPSRTAGPAVRWTMEQVLALAPDDASRRAGTKLGAAGSWSDAGCGDSGAVWGLCKGSGKKPYQTVVDTAGPAYKCSCPSRKFPCKHALGLLLLWAGGESALPLAEEPGWAGEWLEGRRERAVAASGQGRDASGPTAREPADPVAARRRAERRAARITAGAEELEQRLADLLHGGLAAAEQAGYGMWEETAARMIDAQAPGLAARVRELGAIPASGPGWPARLLEECALLHLLDAGWLNRSLLPERSAVAVRTRVGLTAAPEGPPVRDHWTVLAQYDTPDGKIVTRRVWLYGRDSGRTALLLSFGAAGRSPDLAMPVGAAIDAELTPYPGAGQSRAELGARFGTPTTVGAPPPGGTPAAAVAAYGHALRDDPWLESWPVTLREVIPAPSGDGWQLTDAAGGSALPVTPAALSRPGLWKLVALSGGAPVTVFGECGHRGFNPLAAWSENGTDTDTGTETVPLI; translated from the coding sequence ATGCTGCTGACTCACGGGGGAGAACCCTCGCGCACCGCCGGTCCGGCGGTCCGCTGGACCATGGAGCAGGTATTGGCCCTGGCTCCGGACGACGCGTCACGAAGGGCCGGTACGAAGCTGGGTGCGGCCGGTTCCTGGTCCGACGCGGGCTGCGGTGACTCCGGAGCCGTCTGGGGACTGTGCAAGGGCAGTGGCAAGAAGCCGTACCAGACGGTCGTCGACACCGCCGGGCCCGCCTACAAGTGCAGTTGTCCGAGCCGGAAGTTCCCGTGCAAGCACGCGTTGGGGCTGCTGCTTCTCTGGGCCGGGGGCGAGTCCGCGCTGCCGTTGGCGGAGGAACCCGGCTGGGCCGGTGAATGGCTCGAAGGCCGTCGGGAGCGAGCTGTGGCCGCGAGTGGTCAGGGCCGGGACGCGAGCGGCCCGACCGCTCGTGAGCCGGCGGACCCGGTGGCGGCCCGGCGCCGGGCCGAGCGCCGGGCCGCGCGGATCACCGCGGGCGCGGAGGAGTTGGAGCAGCGGCTCGCGGACCTGCTGCACGGTGGTCTGGCCGCGGCGGAGCAGGCCGGATACGGGATGTGGGAGGAGACGGCCGCCCGCATGATCGACGCCCAGGCCCCAGGACTCGCCGCGCGGGTACGGGAACTGGGGGCGATCCCGGCATCGGGCCCCGGTTGGCCGGCCCGGCTGCTGGAGGAGTGCGCGCTGCTGCATCTGCTGGACGCCGGATGGCTGAACCGCTCTCTGCTGCCCGAGCGGTCGGCCGTGGCGGTGCGTACGCGCGTCGGACTGACCGCGGCGCCGGAGGGCCCGCCCGTCCGGGACCACTGGACGGTCCTCGCCCAGTACGACACACCGGACGGGAAGATCGTCACGCGCCGCGTCTGGCTATACGGGCGGGACTCGGGCCGGACCGCGTTGCTGCTCTCCTTCGGGGCCGCCGGGCGCTCCCCTGACCTGGCGATGCCGGTGGGTGCCGCGATCGACGCGGAGCTGACACCATATCCGGGAGCCGGGCAGTCGCGGGCGGAGCTGGGCGCGCGGTTCGGGACACCCACCACGGTCGGGGCGCCCCCGCCGGGCGGTACACCGGCCGCGGCGGTGGCGGCCTACGGGCACGCGCTGCGGGACGATCCCTGGCTGGAATCCTGGCCGGTGACGCTCCGCGAGGTCATACCCGCGCCGTCCGGGGACGGCTGGCAACTGACCGATGCGGCGGGCGGGTCCGCTCTGCCCGTCACACCCGCCGCACTGTCCCGGCCGGGTCTGTGGAAGCTCGTCGCGCTCTCCGGCGGCGCCCCCGTCACGGTCTTCGGGGAGTGCGGCCATCGCGGCTTCAACCCGCTCGCGGCCTGGTCGGAGAACGGGACGGACACCGATACCGGCACCGAGACCGTGCCTCTCATCTGA
- a CDS encoding AAA family ATPase, protein MTVPENSSTAGAEVLRPHAEDAFADELKALAAADDRPRPVRWRLSPWAVATYLLGGTLPDGTVITPKYVGPRRLVEVAVTTLATDRALLLLGVPGTAKTWVSEHLAAAVSGDSTLLVQGTAGTPEEAVRYGWNYAQLLAHGPSREALVPSPLMRAMSEGMTARVEELTRIPADVQDALITILSEKTLPVPELGQEVQAVRGFNLIATANDRDRGVNELSSALRRRFNTVVLPLPATPEAEVDIVSRRVDQTGRSLDLPAAPDGMAEIRRVVTVFRELRNGLTTDGRTKLKSPSGTLSTAEAISVVTNGLALAAHFGDGVLRSGDVAAGILGAVVRDPVADRVIWQEYLETVVRERDGWKDFYRACREVSV, encoded by the coding sequence ATGACCGTGCCCGAAAACAGTTCCACCGCCGGCGCCGAGGTGCTGAGGCCACATGCCGAGGACGCCTTCGCCGACGAACTCAAGGCGCTCGCCGCCGCCGACGACCGCCCCAGGCCGGTGCGTTGGCGCCTGTCACCGTGGGCCGTGGCCACCTATCTGCTCGGTGGCACACTCCCCGACGGGACCGTGATCACACCGAAGTACGTGGGCCCGCGCCGCCTCGTCGAAGTCGCCGTGACGACCCTCGCCACCGACCGCGCCCTGCTGCTCCTGGGCGTCCCCGGCACCGCCAAGACCTGGGTCTCCGAGCACCTGGCCGCAGCGGTCAGCGGTGATTCGACGCTGCTCGTCCAGGGCACGGCGGGCACACCGGAGGAAGCCGTCCGCTACGGCTGGAACTACGCACAACTGCTCGCCCACGGCCCCAGCCGTGAGGCTCTGGTGCCCAGCCCGCTCATGCGGGCCATGTCCGAGGGCATGACCGCCCGGGTCGAAGAACTCACCCGCATCCCCGCCGATGTGCAGGACGCGCTGATCACGATCCTCTCCGAGAAGACGCTCCCCGTCCCGGAGCTGGGCCAGGAGGTCCAGGCCGTCCGGGGCTTCAACCTCATCGCCACGGCCAACGACCGCGACCGGGGGGTCAACGAGCTGTCCAGCGCGCTGCGCCGCAGGTTCAACACGGTGGTCCTGCCCCTGCCCGCCACGCCTGAGGCGGAGGTCGACATCGTGTCCCGCCGCGTCGACCAGACAGGACGTTCCCTCGACCTGCCGGCCGCGCCCGACGGCATGGCCGAGATCCGGCGCGTGGTGACCGTGTTCCGTGAGCTGAGGAACGGCCTCACGACTGACGGCCGCACCAAGCTCAAATCGCCGTCGGGCACGCTCTCCACGGCCGAGGCCATCTCGGTCGTCACCAACGGGCTCGCGCTGGCGGCCCACTTCGGCGACGGAGTGCTGCGCTCCGGAGACGTCGCGGCGGGCATCCTCGGCGCGGTCGTCCGCGATCCGGTGGCCGACCGGGTGATCTGGCAGGAGTACCTGGAGACCGTCGTCCGCGAGCGGGACGGCTGGAAGGACTTCTACCGCGCCTGCCGTGAGGTCTCCGTATGA
- the sucC gene encoding ADP-forming succinate--CoA ligase subunit beta encodes MDLFEYQARDLFAKHGVPVLAGEVIDTPEAAREVTERLGGKAVVKAQVKVGGRGKAGGVKLASDPADAVAKADAILGMDIKGHTVHKVMLAQTADIAEEYYVSFLLDRTNRTFLAMASVEGGVEIEVVAEENPDALAKIPVDANEGCTPEKAAEIVAAAKFPAEIADQIADVLQKLWTVFIKEDALLVEVNPLIKSGDGKIIALDGKVSLDENADFRQPDHEALEDKAAANPLEAAAKAKGLNYVKLDGEVGIIGNGAGLVMSTLDVVAYAGEGHGNVKPANFLDIGGGASAEVMANGLEIILGDPDVKSVFVNVFGGITACDEVANGIVQALELLKSKGEDVTKPLVVRLDGNNAELGRKILSDANHPLVRRVDTMDGAADKAAELAAAK; translated from the coding sequence GTGGACCTGTTCGAGTACCAGGCGAGGGACCTCTTCGCCAAGCACGGTGTACCGGTGCTGGCCGGTGAAGTCATCGACACGCCTGAGGCGGCGCGCGAGGTGACCGAGCGTCTGGGCGGCAAGGCCGTCGTCAAGGCGCAGGTCAAGGTTGGCGGTCGCGGCAAGGCCGGCGGCGTCAAGCTGGCCTCCGACCCTGCCGACGCGGTCGCCAAGGCCGACGCAATTCTGGGCATGGACATCAAGGGCCACACGGTCCACAAGGTGATGCTGGCCCAGACCGCGGACATCGCGGAGGAGTACTACGTCTCCTTCCTGCTTGACCGCACCAACCGCACCTTCCTGGCCATGGCCTCCGTCGAGGGCGGCGTGGAGATCGAGGTCGTCGCGGAGGAGAACCCCGACGCGCTGGCCAAGATTCCGGTCGACGCCAACGAGGGCTGTACCCCGGAGAAGGCCGCCGAGATCGTGGCCGCGGCGAAGTTCCCGGCCGAGATCGCGGACCAGATCGCCGACGTCCTGCAGAAGCTGTGGACCGTCTTCATCAAGGAGGACGCTCTCCTCGTCGAGGTCAACCCGCTGATCAAGTCCGGCGACGGCAAGATCATCGCGCTGGACGGCAAGGTCTCGCTCGACGAGAACGCCGACTTCCGCCAGCCCGACCACGAGGCCCTTGAGGACAAGGCCGCGGCCAACCCGCTTGAGGCCGCCGCCAAGGCCAAGGGCCTGAACTACGTCAAGCTCGACGGCGAGGTCGGCATCATCGGCAACGGCGCGGGTCTCGTCATGAGCACCCTGGACGTCGTCGCGTACGCCGGTGAGGGCCACGGCAACGTGAAGCCCGCCAACTTCCTTGACATCGGCGGTGGCGCCTCCGCCGAGGTCATGGCGAACGGCCTTGAGATCATCCTCGGCGACCCGGACGTCAAGTCCGTCTTCGTCAACGTCTTCGGTGGCATCACCGCGTGCGACGAGGTCGCCAACGGCATCGTCCAGGCCCTGGAGCTCCTCAAGTCCAAGGGCGAGGACGTCACGAAGCCGCTGGTCGTACGCCTCGACGGCAACAACGCGGAGCTGGGTCGCAAGATCCTGTCCGACGCCAACCACCCGCTCGTGCGGCGCGTGGACACCATGGACGGCGCGGCCGACAAGGCCGCCGAGCTCGCGGCTGCGAAGTAA